The following proteins are co-located in the Purpureocillium takamizusanense chromosome 10, complete sequence genome:
- a CDS encoding uncharacterized protein (COG:S~antiSMASH:Cluster_10.3~EggNog:ENOG503P6T2), whose protein sequence is MVFKVLLFAYRKPGLSPTEFRDHLEGRHMDLLKRLFGTAFPVSHVRRYIHRRAAEEEEEEHRDHYPATVLVGEQADFAYDVISELTFADEDAFRVFFAQYQSEEVAAEIREDEERFLDVGRLRAVVLGEVCETVR, encoded by the coding sequence ATGGTCTTCAAggtcctcctcttcgcctACCGCAAGCCAGGCCTGAGTCCGACCGAGTTCCGTGACCACCTCGAGGGCAGGCACATGGACCTGCTCAAGCGGCTCTTCGGCACGGCCTTTCCCGTCTCCCACGTCCGCCGCTATATTcaccggcgcgccgccgaggaggaggaggaggagcatcGTGACCACTACCCTGCCAcggtgctcgtcggcgagcaggcggaCTTTGCGTACGACGTCATCTCGGAGCTGACttttgccgacgaggacgccttCAGGGTCTTCTTCGCCCAGTACCAGTCGGAGGAGGTCGCGGCGGAGATcagggaggacgaggagcggtTTCTGGATGTGGGGAGGttgcgggcggtggtgctcggcgaggtcTGTGAGACGGTGCGGTAG
- a CDS encoding uncharacterized protein (EggNog:ENOG503NZIT~antiSMASH:Cluster_10.3), protein MSRSSRPPRCVGSPSFRPDEVVDDAPRLQRARDLLAKDDLYEASRALLGLPERDTYTYHATASVKLAEVQHVVSLGGVNGLHAWYRNEDGSPRDPPSRADIDAYVAIFDPATATASALKNFGTNARKGSIRAEAAAHLLEKRYVHPALAPRLTIPKAKSPPSPNPYYDFWAWSCRNLEWCGPCASSERVATSHHVLPVLMHHFGCATPSHEALEVLRLLAAGRAVADVGSGNGYWTFLLRRYGLTVHPVDNMQSEWRVNWVDDTTLTDGVKWLGKHAGGRDVVLLLVYPVVGGDGRGAFTRDLLRAYRGDTLAVVGTQNGNGYTGFRDGTMDEYMRREQPEWTRVVQIPLPSFAGKDEALYVFQRGERAPQTTTTTTTTPPPPP, encoded by the exons ATGTCTCGCTCGTCCAGACCCCCGCGCTGCGTGGGCAGCCCCTCGTTCCGGCCAGATgaagtcgtcgacgacgccccacggctgcagcgggcgcgGGACCTGCTGGCCAAGGATGACCTGTACGAGGCCAGtcgcgccctcctcggcctcccgGAGCGCGACACCTACACGTACCACGCCACGGCGAGCGtgaagctggccgaggtgcAGCATGTAGtgagcctcggcggcgtcaacggTCTGCACGCGTGGTACCGCAACGAGGACGGGTCGCCG AGAGATCCCCCCTCGCGGGCAGACATTGACGCCTACGTGGCCATCTTcgacccggcgacggcgacggcctctgCACTCAAGAACTTCGGCACCAACGCCAGGAAGGGATCGAtccgcgccgaggcggccgcgcacCTGCTCGAGAAGCGCTACGTGCACCCTGCGCTCGCGCCCAGGCTGACCATCCCCAAGGccaagtcgccgccgagcccgaaCCCGTACTACGACTTCTGGGCGTGGTCGTGCCGCAACCTCGAGTGGTGCGGGccctgcgcgtcgtcggagcGCGTGGCCACGAGCCACCACGTCCTGCCCGTCCTGATGCACCACTTTGGCtgcgccacgccctcgcacgaggcgctcgaggtgcTCCGGCTCTTGGCTGCGGggcgggccgtggccgacgtcgGCTCCGGCAACGGCTACTGGACGTTTCTCCTCCGCCGCTACGGCCTGACGGTGCACCCCGTGGACAACATGCAGAGCGAGTGGCGCGTCAACTGGGTCGACGACACGACGCTCACCGACGGCGTGAAGTGGCTCGGCAAGCACGCCGGCGGCAGGgacgtggtgctgctgctggtgtaccccgtcgtcggcggggacggccgcggcgccttcACGCGGGACCTGCTCCGGGCGTACCGGGGCGATAcgctggccgtcgtgggcaCGCAGAACGGCAACGGGTATACGGGCTTCAGGGACGGGACCATGGACGAGTACATGAGGCGGGAGCAGCCCGAGTGGACGCGTGTGGTGCAGATTCCGCTGCCGAGCTTCGCGggcaaggacgaggcgctgtACGTATTCCAgcgaggcgagcgggcgccgcagacgacgacgacgacgacgacgacaccgccgccaccgccgtga
- a CDS encoding uncharacterized protein (antiSMASH:Cluster_10.3~EggNog:ENOG503NYGN~COG:U), with protein sequence MSLAVDDRRGGRSRSRSRDRRDPVPTYADAREPSYVYPEDDLDDRYAPSAHSSSSRRRDPTSQAGSSGLPYPAEGGMDAMLPGATAGLYSYDDTRPVYRTASPPRDSSFRSSRSNLNGGGGSGHVPGSFPEDDRRSKRDSDDDNRRVRYAAEPPRESKYDARRRDRSDDEDPRVRYAEPPSSRDKHRASAGADLPDDKLKFLPQKYSRGYGDDDRAGGRDRKADGRSKKERDEDDLAYGRPPPPKPSRADSPPTYGSYVSGSQLSDKRSSKYGRDDDGADRRRTSPPEDPYASRRSHRESYRDDPRSSGASVLTAEPSDRDRDRRRDRSPGPSVLTAEPSGRDRDRRRDKSPGPSALTVEPVSRERDRSRDRRDKSPGPSVLTVEPGRDRDRSRDRRGGTRDKSPQPPTARMSSLTVDTGRSSNLSLAAAPASPLLESYHGTYQDCSPMPSPLLLASSHHEDARVIEALSPIGSDVEGDGKKKSRRARFHDPEDIASTLARALRGDRAPDVAPLIEILPSLTHEQVMELRVEYKRIVKTGSERKGVNIAKHIRARLKDEDANLMKACYSVALGKWESEAYWANFWYQGDKTRRELLIESLMGRSNYEIHQIKEAFTDKKYDNSIVKCMKTELKEDKFKKAVLLVLDERRMEDFDPYGRRVPVDYKLVDQDVNDLRRAVRAEKGGETAMIGIVVKRSDSHLREVLKEYEHHYRANFPREALKKSGNLVGELLAHILNGIINRPVRDALLLHHALTASRKDDLRRELLISRLVRFHWDAAHMQAVKRAYRERYGRDLQDAVRDATSGQWGRFCVELCIARMPNDVRRIERVDVIR encoded by the exons AtgtcgctcgccgtcgacgaccgtCGTGGCGGTCGCTCCAGGTCCCGATCGCGTGACCGCCGCGACCCTGTGCCGACCtacgccgacgcgcgcgagccgAGCTATGTCTACCCGGAGGACGACCTTGACGACCGCTATGCGCCCAGcgcccacagcagcagcagccgccgccgcgaccctACCTCCCAGGCGGGCTCCTCCGGCCTACCCTACCCGGCCGAGGGGGGCATGGACGCCATGCTGCCCGGCGCGACAGCCGGCCTGTACAGCTACGATGACACACGGCCCGTCTACCGCACCGCGTCGCCCCCGCGCGACTCGTCCTTTCGCAGTTCCAGAAGCAAcctcaacggcggcggcgggagcggccaCGTCCCGGGCTCGTTCCCCGAGGACGACCGCCGCTCCAAGcgcgactcggacgacgacaataGGCGCGTCCGCTACGCCGCCGAACCCCCGCGCGAGTCCAAGTACGACGCTCGTAGGCGCGACAGGTCCGATGACGAGGATCCCCGCGTGCGCTACGCCGAGCCGCCTAGCAGTAGGGACAAGCACCGCGCGTCCGCTGGCGCCGACCTGCCCGACGACAAGCTCAAGTTTCTGCCGCAAAAGTACAGCCGCGGgtacggcgacgacgaccgtgCGGGCGGCAGGGACAGAAAGGCCGATGGCCGCTCCAAGaaggagcgcgacgaggatgatTTGGCCTACGggcgccccccgccgccgaaacCGTCGCGGGCAGACTCACCGCCCACCTATGGCAGCTACGTCTCGGGCTCGCAGCTGAGCGACAAGCGCTCATCCAAGTACgggagggacgacgacggtgccgacAGGCGGCGTACGAGCCCACCCGAGGACCCATACGCGTCGCGCAGGTCGCACCGTGAATCCTACCGAGATGACCCCCGCAGCTCGGGCGCCAGCGTCCTCACCGCGGAGCCCTCGGACCGTGATCGGGATCGTCGGCGCGACAGATCGCCGGGGCCGTCTGTTCTCACCGCGGAGCCTTCAGGCCGCGACagggaccgccgccgcgacaagTCTCCCGGCCCTTCGGCCCTCACCGTCGAGCCCGTAAGCCGCGAGCGCGACCGTTCGCGTGATCGCCGGGACAAGTCGCCAGGCCCATCTGTGCTCACCGTGGAACCGGGCCGGGACCGGGACCGGTCGAGAGACCGGCGTGGTGGCACCCGGGACAAGTCTCCTCAGCCTCCCACGGCCCGCATGTCCAGCCTGACGGTCGACACGGGCCGCTCTTCCAACCTGTcactggccgcggcgccggcctcgcctcTTCTTGAGTCGTACCACGGTACCTACCAGGACTGctcgcccatgccgtcgcctctACTACTGGCATCTTCCCACCACGAGGATGCGCGCGTCATCGAGGCCCTGTCGCCCATCGGCTCCGatgtcgagggcgatggaaagaagaagagccggcgcgcgcggttCCACGACCCCGAGGACATTGCGTcgacgctcgcgcgcgcccttcGCGGGGACCGCGCCCCCGACGTCGCGCCGCTGATCGAGATCCTGCCCAGCCTGACACACGAGCAGGTCATggagctgcgcgtcgagtACAAGCGCATCGTCAAGACGGGCTCGGAGCGCAAGGGCGTCAACATTGCCAAGCACATCCGTGCGcgcctcaaggacgaggacgccaacCTCATGAAGGCTTGCTACTCGGTGGCGCTCGGCAAGTGGGAGAGCGAGGCCTACTGGGCCAACTTTTGGTACCAGGGCGACAAGACGCGGCGCGAGCTGCTCATCGAGTCGCTCATGGGCCGCTCCAACTACGAGATCCACCAGATCAAGGAGGCCTTTACCGACAAGAAGTACGACAACAGCATCGTCAAGTGCATGAAGacggagctcaaggaggacaAGTTCAAAAAGGCcgtcctgctcgtcctcgacgagcgccgcaTGGAGGACTTTGACCCGtacggccgccgcgtgcccgtcgactacaagctcgtcgaccaggaCGTCAACGACCTGCGCCGAGCCGTCAGGGCCGAAaagggcggcgagacggccatgATTGGTATCGTCGTCAAGCGCAGCGACTCGCACCTGCGCGAAGTGCTCAAGGAGTACGAACATCACTACCGCGCAAACTTTCcgcgcgaggccctcaagaAGAGCGGCAACCTGGTC ggcgagctgctcgcgcaCATCCTCAACGGCATCATCAACCGCCCCGTCCGCGACGCCCTCCTTTTGCACCACGCCCTCACCGCGTCACGCAAGGACGACCTCCGCCGCGAGCTCCTCATcagccgcctcgtccgcttCCACTGGGATGCGGCCCACATGCAGGCCGTCAAGCGCGCCTACCGCGAGCGCTACGGCCGCGACCTGCAAGACGCCGTCCGCGACGCCACCTCGGGCCAGTGGGGCCGCTTCTGCGTCGAGCTGTGCATTGCCAGGATGCCCAACGACGTCCGCAGGATCGAGAGGGTCGACGTCATCCGGTAG
- a CDS encoding uncharacterized protein (antiSMASH:Cluster_10.3~EggNog:ENOG503NYGN~COG:U) has protein sequence MSLAVDDRRGGRSRSRSRDRRDPVPTYADAREPSYVYPEDDLDDRYAPSAHSSSSRRRDPTSQAGSSGLPYPAEGGMDAMLPGATAGLYSYDDTRPVYRTASPPRDSSFRSSRSNLNGGGGSGHVPGSFPEDDRRSKRDSDDDNRRVRYAAEPPRESKYDARRRDRSDDEDPRVRYAEPPSSRDKHRASAGADLPDDKLKFLPQKYSRGYGDDDRAGGRDRKADGRSKKERDEDDLAYGRPPPPKPSRADSPPTYGSYVSGSQLSDKRSSKYGRDDDGADRRRTSPPEDPYASRRSHRESYRDDPRSSGASVLTAEPSDRDRDRRRDRSPGPSVLTAEPSGRDRDRRRDKSPGPSALTVEPVSRERDRSRDRRDKSPGPSVLTVEPGRDRDRSRDRRGGTRDKSPQPPTARMSSLTVDTGRSSNLSLAAAPASPLLESYHGTYQDCSPMPSPLLLASSHHEDARVIEALSPIGSDVEGDGKKKSRRARFHDPEDIASTLARALRGDRAPDVAPLIEILPSLTHEQVMELRVEYKRIVKTGSERKGVNIAKHIRARLKDEDANLMKACYSVALGKWESEAYWANFWYQGDKTRRELLIESLMGRSNYEIHQIKEAFTDKKYDNSIVKCMKTELKEDKFKKAVLLVLDERRMEDFDPYGRRVPVDYKLVDQDVNDLRRAVRAEKGGETAMIGIVVKRSDSHLREVLKEYEHHYRANFPREALKKSGNLVVSVIPFYPLSPPTPPYTYERALTPMPRASCSRTSSTASSTAPSATPSFCTTPSPRHARTTSAASSSSAASSASTGMRPTCRPSSAPTASATAATCKTPSATPPRASGAASASSCALPGCPTTSAGSRGSTSSGRCCRYGRVLCLTPWMSGAQSTTMMRDDGVMTAACL, from the coding sequence AtgtcgctcgccgtcgacgaccgtCGTGGCGGTCGCTCCAGGTCCCGATCGCGTGACCGCCGCGACCCTGTGCCGACCtacgccgacgcgcgcgagccgAGCTATGTCTACCCGGAGGACGACCTTGACGACCGCTATGCGCCCAGcgcccacagcagcagcagccgccgccgcgaccctACCTCCCAGGCGGGCTCCTCCGGCCTACCCTACCCGGCCGAGGGGGGCATGGACGCCATGCTGCCCGGCGCGACAGCCGGCCTGTACAGCTACGATGACACACGGCCCGTCTACCGCACCGCGTCGCCCCCGCGCGACTCGTCCTTTCGCAGTTCCAGAAGCAAcctcaacggcggcggcgggagcggccaCGTCCCGGGCTCGTTCCCCGAGGACGACCGCCGCTCCAAGcgcgactcggacgacgacaataGGCGCGTCCGCTACGCCGCCGAACCCCCGCGCGAGTCCAAGTACGACGCTCGTAGGCGCGACAGGTCCGATGACGAGGATCCCCGCGTGCGCTACGCCGAGCCGCCTAGCAGTAGGGACAAGCACCGCGCGTCCGCTGGCGCCGACCTGCCCGACGACAAGCTCAAGTTTCTGCCGCAAAAGTACAGCCGCGGgtacggcgacgacgaccgtgCGGGCGGCAGGGACAGAAAGGCCGATGGCCGCTCCAAGaaggagcgcgacgaggatgatTTGGCCTACGggcgccccccgccgccgaaacCGTCGCGGGCAGACTCACCGCCCACCTATGGCAGCTACGTCTCGGGCTCGCAGCTGAGCGACAAGCGCTCATCCAAGTACgggagggacgacgacggtgccgacAGGCGGCGTACGAGCCCACCCGAGGACCCATACGCGTCGCGCAGGTCGCACCGTGAATCCTACCGAGATGACCCCCGCAGCTCGGGCGCCAGCGTCCTCACCGCGGAGCCCTCGGACCGTGATCGGGATCGTCGGCGCGACAGATCGCCGGGGCCGTCTGTTCTCACCGCGGAGCCTTCAGGCCGCGACagggaccgccgccgcgacaagTCTCCCGGCCCTTCGGCCCTCACCGTCGAGCCCGTAAGCCGCGAGCGCGACCGTTCGCGTGATCGCCGGGACAAGTCGCCAGGCCCATCTGTGCTCACCGTGGAACCGGGCCGGGACCGGGACCGGTCGAGAGACCGGCGTGGTGGCACCCGGGACAAGTCTCCTCAGCCTCCCACGGCCCGCATGTCCAGCCTGACGGTCGACACGGGCCGCTCTTCCAACCTGTcactggccgcggcgccggcctcgcctcTTCTTGAGTCGTACCACGGTACCTACCAGGACTGctcgcccatgccgtcgcctctACTACTGGCATCTTCCCACCACGAGGATGCGCGCGTCATCGAGGCCCTGTCGCCCATCGGCTCCGatgtcgagggcgatggaaagaagaagagccggcgcgcgcggttCCACGACCCCGAGGACATTGCGTcgacgctcgcgcgcgcccttcGCGGGGACCGCGCCCCCGACGTCGCGCCGCTGATCGAGATCCTGCCCAGCCTGACACACGAGCAGGTCATggagctgcgcgtcgagtACAAGCGCATCGTCAAGACGGGCTCGGAGCGCAAGGGCGTCAACATTGCCAAGCACATCCGTGCGcgcctcaaggacgaggacgccaacCTCATGAAGGCTTGCTACTCGGTGGCGCTCGGCAAGTGGGAGAGCGAGGCCTACTGGGCCAACTTTTGGTACCAGGGCGACAAGACGCGGCGCGAGCTGCTCATCGAGTCGCTCATGGGCCGCTCCAACTACGAGATCCACCAGATCAAGGAGGCCTTTACCGACAAGAAGTACGACAACAGCATCGTCAAGTGCATGAAGacggagctcaaggaggacaAGTTCAAAAAGGCcgtcctgctcgtcctcgacgagcgccgcaTGGAGGACTTTGACCCGtacggccgccgcgtgcccgtcgactacaagctcgtcgaccaggaCGTCAACGACCTGCGCCGAGCCGTCAGGGCCGAAaagggcggcgagacggccatgATTGGTATCGTCGTCAAGCGCAGCGACTCGCACCTGCGCGAAGTGCTCAAGGAGTACGAACATCACTACCGCGCAAACTTTCcgcgcgaggccctcaagaAGAGCGGCAACCTGGTCGTGAGTGTCATCCCCTTTTatcctctctcccctcccacCCCACCGTATACATATGAGCGTGCGCTGACGCCAATGCCcagggcgagctgctcgcgcaCATCCTCAACGGCATCATCAACCGCCCCGTCCGCGACGCCCTCCTTTTGCACCACGCCCTCACCGCGTCACGCAAGGACGACCTCCGCCGCGAGCTCCTCATcagccgcctcgtccgcttCCACTGGGATGCGGCCCACATGCAGGCCGTCAAGCGCGCCTACCGCGAGCGCTACGGCCGCGACCTGCAAGACGCCGTCCGCGACGCCACCTCGGGCCAGTGGGGCCGCTTCTGCGTCGAGCTGTGCATTGCCAGGATGCCCAACGACGTCCGCAGGATCGAGAGGGTCGACGTCATCCGGTAGATGCTGCCGCTACGGAAGGGTGCTTTGTTTGACGCCTTGGATGAGCGGGGCGCAGAGtacgacgatgatgagagATGATGGGGTCATGACTGCGGCATGCCTTTAA
- a CDS encoding uncharacterized protein (TransMembrane:1 (o295-314i)~EggNog:ENOG50KOG1209~antiSMASH:Cluster_10.3~COG:I~COG:Q), translated as MASGNGSGQHQSKGLVYKESNISNPAMSKPRQKTVLVTGCSDGSAGAALAREFHSRGLRVLATSTDGRRMRSLDALGITTLALDCTSPASRARLAEELRRITGHDDDGSGGLDMLVNNAAAFSLMPLADVDLDEARGVFDVNVFGPLAMVQTCLPFLLAAADSASSANGGGDGAAGSSQPAVTVVNVGSISAVMCPPWQGVYAASKAALLALGNVLRVELAPLGIGVVTVMSGGVATAAMQTWSGRGRVPEGSLYRQLAPYIEGNEAGKAIQSTVPSEYARQVVDDLLGTRPRPLIWRGAFAWVAWAFTWLGWVGMMDGGHIKRALLHRVHPPRTQTLQN; from the coding sequence atggccagcggcaacggctCTGGCCAACATCAATCAAAGGGCCTCGTATACAAAGAATCAAACATCAGCAACCCCGCGATGAGCAAGCCCAGGCAAAAGaccgtcctcgtcaccggctgcagcgacggcagcgccggtgcggccctcgcccgcgagtTCCACAGCCGCGGCCTCCGCGTGCTGGCCACCTccacggacggacggcggatgcgctccctcgacgccctcggcatcACCACCCTGGCCCTCGACTGCACCTCCCCCGCGTCGCGCGCCCGCTTGGCCGAGGAGTTGCGGCGCATcaccggccacgacgacgacggcagcggcgggctcgacatgctcgtcaacaacgccgccgccttcagcCTCATGCCGCTCGCAGACgtggacctcgacgaggcgcgcggcgtgtTCGACGTCAACGTCTTCGGTCCGCTGGCCATGGTCCAGACGTGTCTGCCCTTTcttctggctgctgctgattctgcttcttctgctaatggtggtggtgatggcgccgcggggtcctcccagcccgccgtcaccgtcgtcaacgtgGGCAGCATATCAGCCGTCATGTGTCCCCCATGGCAAGGCGTCTACGCAGCCAGCAaggccgcgctgctcgccctgGGCAACGTCCTGCGCGTGGAGCTGGCGCCCCTGGGCATCGGGGTCGTCACTGTCATGTCTGGGGgcgtggcgacggccgcgatgcAGACATGgtcgggccgcgggcgcgtcCCCGAGGGTAGCCTGTATCGGCAGCTGGCGCCGTACATCGAGGGCAACGAAGCCGGCAAGGCCATTCAAAGCACGGTGCCGTCTGAGTATGCTAGGCAGGTGGTGGATGATCTGCTCGgcacgcggccgcggccgctcatCTGGAGGGGAGCGTTCGCCTGGGTGGCCTGGGCCTTTAcatggctgggctgggtggGTATGATGGATGGCGGTCACATAAAAAGGGCTCTTCTGCATCGGGTACATCCTCCTCGTACACAGACTCTGCAGAATTAA